In Carassius gibelio isolate Cgi1373 ecotype wild population from Czech Republic chromosome B19, carGib1.2-hapl.c, whole genome shotgun sequence, one DNA window encodes the following:
- the trib1 gene encoding tribbles homolog 1, whose amino-acid sequence MNVQWLQKPVPGRHGHKRFDIDEPVIRCPRLSESSADAGLLGSSPGSPVNGAPLIHTSAHQCPARIGQFLLVPLTDRPGVHSALDMDTGEELLCKVLDMGNYQEKIRAYSMLSSHKNIAQIKDIVLGESKAYVFQEKDFGDMHTYVKSSKRLPEDLASKFFYQVVSAVNHCHQVGIVLGDLKLRKFVFSDEKRTQLKLDGLEDCHILCGEDDSMFDTHGCPAYVSPEILNGGGCYSGKQADAWSLGVMLYTLLVGRYPFHDPDPATLFSKIRRGTYCLPDGLSLRARCLLRSLLRKDPGERLTTAEVLIHPWFNGNTQDTGNAEQHVNLREQTVPQIEMEQDEDLFS is encoded by the exons ATGAACGTTCAGTGGCTTCAGAAACCGGTACCGGGGAGACACGGACACAAGCGCTTTGACATAGACGAGCCCGTGATCAGATGTCCGCGGCTCAGCGAGTCTTCGGCTGATGCGGGTCTCCTGGGTTCCTCACCGGGATCCCCGGTAAACGGAGCGCCTCTGATCCACACCTCAGCCCACCAGTGTCCCGCTCGTATCGGCCAGTTCCTGCTAGTGCCCCTGACTGACCGACCAGGGGTACACAGCGCTTTGGACATGGACACAGGAGAGGAACTGCTCTGCAAG GTGTTAGATATGGGTAATTACCAGGAGAAAATAAGAGCCTACAGCATGCTGTCAAGTCATAAGAACATTGCACAGATCAAAGACATAGTTCTTGGGGAGAGCAAAGCATATGTGTTTCAAGAGAAGGATTTTGGTGACATGCACACCTATGTAAAGAGCAGCAAGAGGCTTCCTGAAGACCTGGCCTCCAAGTTTTTCTACCAAGTGGTGTCTGCAGTGAATCACTGCCACCAGGTTGGCATCGTTTTGGGAGACCTCAAGCTCCGCAAGTTTGTGTTCTCAGACGAGAAAAG GACCCAACTGAAATTAGATGGTCTGGAGGACTGCCATATTCTGTGCGGAGAGGACGACTCGATGTTCGACACACACGGCTGCCCTGCGTACGTGAGTCCGGAGATTTTGAACGGCGGAGGGTGTTACTCAGGCAAGCAGGCGGACGCATGGAGCCTCGGCGTCATGCTCTACACATTGCTGGTGGGCCGCTATCCTTTCCACGACCCGGACCCTGCAACCCTGTTCTCTAAGATTCGACGGGGCACATATTGCCTCCCTGATGGGCTGTCTTTAAGGGCACGCTGCCTACTTCGCAGTCTGCTCAGAAAGGACCCGGGCGAAAGACTGACCACAGCGGAGGTCCTCATTCACCCGTGGTTCAATGGCAACACCCAGGACACAGGAAACGCAGAACAGCATGTCAACCTCAGAGAACAGACTGTGCCCCAGATAGAAATGGAGCAGGACGAGGATCTTTTCTCCTGA
- the cibar1 gene encoding CBY1-interacting BAR domain-containing protein 1 produces the protein MSRTPDARARDTQTKQIQENITNVEKHFGDLCQLFSAYVRKTARLRDKADLLVKEVGLYADTETPNLKLGLKNFADQLAKIQDYRQAEVERLEVKVIEPLTAYGNIVKTKREDLKQTQTARNREAKQMQQLERMRQRNPSDRQIIVSYNHFVLYISLSTVSRKAESELQRATMDATRTTRQLEETIDDFEKQKIRDIKKILGEFVTVEMTFHAKALEIYTTAYQHIQNVDEEGDLEVFRNSLHPPDYQSGLEIVRANSKLSLNRTGTSMSKSGTMQSRTSSRQRKRDDDEDEDEEEDDEDEDDLEEVTDDEH, from the exons ATGAGCCGCACTCCTGATGCAAGAGCGAG AGACACCCAGACCAAGCAGATCCAAGAGAACATCACCAATGTTGAGAAGCACTTCGGAGATCTCTGCCAACTTTTTTCTGCTTACGTCCGTAAAACTGCACGACTGCGGGACAAAGCCGACCTTCTGGTTAAAGAAGTCGGCCTTTATGCTGACACAGAGACACCGAACCTGAAACTTGGACTGAAGAACTTTGCAGATCAGCTGGCAAAGATTCAGGACTATCGACAAGCAGAA GTGGAGAGGCTAGAAGTGAAAGTTATAGAGCCTTTGACAGCATATGGGAATATTGTCAAAACGAAAAGG GAGGACTTGAAGCAGACGCAGACTGCACGGAACAGAGAGGCCAAGCAGATGCAGCAGCTTGAAAGGATGAGGCAGAGAAACCCCTCAGACAGACAGATTATTGTATCCTACA ACCATTTTGTACTTTACATCTCTTTGTCTACTGTGTCACGAAAGGCTGAGAGTGAACTCCAGAGAGCCACGATGGATGCCACTCGCACGACTCGCCAGCTGGAGGAGACAATAGATGACTTTGAAAAGCAGAAGATTCGTGATATCAAG AAAATTCTCGGTGAGTTTGTAACAGTGGAGATGACATTCCATGCCAAGGCTTTGGAAATTTACACAACTGCCTACCAGCACATTCAGAATGTGGATGAGGAAGGAGACCTTGAG GTGTTCAGGAACTCACTGCACCCCCCTGATTACCAGTCTGGATTAGAAATAGTCCGTGCCAATTCTAAACTGTCCCTAAATAGAACTGGTACATCAATGAGTAAATCAGGAACAATGCAG TCAAGAACGTCTAGCAGACAGAGGAAAAGGGATGACGACgaagatgaggatgaggaggaagatGACGAAGATGAGGATGATTTGGAGGAAGTGACTGATGatgagcattaa